CACAATCTTTGACGCTAGCCTCTGGGCAAAACGCCCCTTTCCGACACCATCGATAAGTTTCAAATAATTCTCGGCGTTCAACTTGTCAGGGTCGTCCTCCCATGCGTCGATCCACGCACGGCGTTCCTCGCTCCAATTCGACTCTCGAAGGGTTGCGATGATCTCGCCGGTAAAATCTTGGTCATCAAACAAGTCGACTTCCAACGTGACGAAGTTTGAAAAGATGCCGAAGTCCTCGCATCGCAAACAGAAGTCATCGTAGTCGGCTATGGCGACGAGTTCCTGAACCAATTTCGGCTGCGCAACTCCTGTAAGTGTCTGCTCGATGCTCTCGACCAGACGCCATGAGCGGTTAAAACCTAGCGGCTTCTTCCCCACTCTTGGGTCCCAGTCCGTAATGATGGAAAATGGGATGCCCAACGCCGTGAGGAACTTCGCATAGGGAGTGAAGTTCGTTCCCGACACCGAGCATATCGTAATACCCAGATGGTCAAGGTCGTGCCCCATCGAAGCGGCCATCACAGGCAACAAGAACTTCTCAGCGTCGCCCTCGACCAAGATGATGCCTCTAGCAAACAGCATTTCTGCCCGCGTAACGTCGAGATAGCGAGCGAGGTCATCTTCTTCATCCTCGGTGAGAGAAATTTCTGCAGAGGATGTCCCCACAGTGCCGTTCTGCGGAGACTCTCGCAATAGAACAAGGGACCTCAGAGGCGCCACACTCGCGATATGCGGCGAGTGTGTTGTAAGCATAAGGGAGAGTTGTTCACCTTGTGCTCCGGCCAAATCCTCAAATAGATGTCGATATACAGATCGTTGCAAGTGAGGATGCAGATGAGCTTCAGGTTCCTCGATGGCCAGCACCGTGTGGTCCCGACGGTTTTCACTCATCAACTGCTGCAGTTCGAGGGCCTTAAGGGTTAGAAACGCCACGTTGGCCGACCCTAAGCTCGCATCACCAATGGTTCTGAGGCCGCCATCGATGAGCAGCTTCAAATTTCTGATGAGCCTGGTTACGTCGGTGGTGCCGAAGCCGAGAGCTGGCTGAATGTCCTGTTTAGGACCGCTCATGGAGACGAAGAGGTCTCTCAAACGCTGCTGGAGAGCCTGCACCGTCGGGAATTCGGCCAGTTGCTGCGTTGCTTGCTGAACCACATCCCTCACTTGCCCGAGGTCTTGGCTGGGAACTTCCGCAAATGCGCGCTCTAGCAAAGGCCGAAGTGGCGAACGGCGCCAAACTGCAAGGTCACCCTCAGCATCTCGCAAGGCTGGAAGCAGGTCCATTGCAACACGCCGGCGCACATCGTGCCCAAACCGCTTATTCTCCGACTCTCCCCCGAAACAGATGAACTCATAATCCTCATCAGCCTGCGGAAACCCAGCGAGGCCGGCGATAGGCCGGAACTCATAGGTTAGCCGCACGGTGTCAGGGTCATCGTCCAGCCGATAGTCGGTCAGGACAGCAAGCAAATCCATGTCGTTAGCAAACTCAATGAGTTCGACGAACACGGTAATGCGCTCGTCCTCTAGAGGCTCACCTAGGCCATCCCAAAAATCCCCTTGCCCCAACTGGCGAGCGCTATCAGGGAGGCTCGGATCCAAGATAAGGCGCAGGGCGAAGAGCAGGTTGCTCTTGCCAACCCTGTTTTCGCCGACCACAACTACACTTCCGTCCAATGCAACGTCAATCTGTTCGAAGTTGCGGAAGTTGCTGATATAGATGCGCTTCAACTTCATGGTTCTAGAGCGAATAGCGCTCGCTTGGTAGGTTCTTGTAAAGGCCTCTTGCGATGCTCCTCACTAGAGGACTGCGCTGCCAGCATATGCATGGGTGCGCGCGTGCAGGAGGTCGAAATTCGCGGGCACCCTATTCTGCTAGCTACTTAACAATAGGGCCATCCCGCGAGAGTAGGAGGCTGAAGCCGCTGAGTATCCGCCCCGCTGGGACAGTCTCGATTTGCCCAGCTCAATC
This genomic interval from Cupriavidus metallidurans CH34 contains the following:
- a CDS encoding ATP-dependent nuclease, producing the protein MKLKRIYISNFRNFEQIDVALDGSVVVVGENRVGKSNLLFALRLILDPSLPDSARQLGQGDFWDGLGEPLEDERITVFVELIEFANDMDLLAVLTDYRLDDDPDTVRLTYEFRPIAGLAGFPQADEDYEFICFGGESENKRFGHDVRRRVAMDLLPALRDAEGDLAVWRRSPLRPLLERAFAEVPSQDLGQVRDVVQQATQQLAEFPTVQALQQRLRDLFVSMSGPKQDIQPALGFGTTDVTRLIRNLKLLIDGGLRTIGDASLGSANVAFLTLKALELQQLMSENRRDHTVLAIEEPEAHLHPHLQRSVYRHLFEDLAGAQGEQLSLMLTTHSPHIASVAPLRSLVLLRESPQNGTVGTSSAEISLTEDEEDDLARYLDVTRAEMLFARGIILVEGDAEKFLLPVMAASMGHDLDHLGITICSVSGTNFTPYAKFLTALGIPFSIITDWDPRVGKKPLGFNRSWRLVESIEQTLTGVAQPKLVQELVAIADYDDFCLRCEDFGIFSNFVTLEVDLFDDQDFTGEIIATLRESNWSEERRAWIDAWEDDPDKLNAENYLKLIDGVGKGRFAQRLASKIVGAIPPEYISKAISYVVNRV